Proteins encoded by one window of Nasonia vitripennis strain AsymCx chromosome 5, Nvit_psr_1.1, whole genome shotgun sequence:
- the LOC100123969 gene encoding beta-arrestin-1 isoform X10, translating to MDDSVNKRQATRVFKKSSPNGKITVYLGKRDFVDHISHVDPIDGVVLIDPDYVKDRKVFGHVLAAFKYGREDLDVLGLTFRKDLYLAAKQIYPVQPGTQPRELTRLQERLIKKLGSNAYPFYFELPPHCPASVTLQPAPGDTGKPCGVDYELKAFVGETQDDKPHKRNSVRLAIRKIMYAPSKQGEQPSTEVSKDFMMSPSKLHLEASLDKELYHHGENIAVNVHIANNSNRTVKKIKVSVRQFADICLFSTAQYKCTVAEAESDIGVAPGFTLSKVFSLKPTLADNKDKRGLALDGQLKHEDTNLASSTIVADPSQRENLGIIVQYKVKVKLCLGALAGELVAELPFILMHPKPEEEEPAPSTARPSPTHKTEDGVEDTNLIQLDEEADGDDIIFEDFARLRLKGETDA from the exons ATGGACGACAGCGTGAACAAGCGCCAGGCGACTCGCGTCTTCAAAAAGTCCAGTCCCAATGGCAAGATCACCGTCTACCTCGGCAAGCGGGATTTCGTCGATCACATCAGCCACGTCGATCCAATTG ACGGAGTGGTGCTGATCGATCCGGACTATGTGAAGGACAGGAAGGTGTTCGGCCACGTGCTGGCCGCGTTCAAGTACGGCCGAGAGGACCTCGACGTGCTGGGGCTGACCTTCCGCAAGGACCTCTACCTGGCGGCCAAGCAGATCTACCCGGTGCAGCCAGGAACGCAGCCGAGGGAGCTGACGCGACTGCAGGAACGACTGATCAAGAAGCTCGGCAGCAATGCCTATCCGTTTTACTTCGAGCTACCGCCCCACTGTCCAGCCTCGGTGACGCTGCAACCGGCGCCCGGCGATACGGGCAAGCCCTGCGGCGTCGATTACGAGCTCAAAGCCTTCGTCGGCGAGACGCAGGACGACAAGCCGCACAAGCGCAACAGCGTTAGGCTGGCCATACGCAAGATCATGTACGCCCCCTCGAAGCAGGGCGAGCAACCCTCGACGGAGGTCAGCAAGGACTTCATGATGTCGCCGAGCAAGCTGCACCTCGAGGCCTCGCTCGACAAGGAGCTCTATCACCACGGCGAGAACATCGCCGTCAACGTACACATAGCCAACAACAGCAACCGGACGGTCAAGAAGATCAAGGTCTCCGTCAGGCAGTTCGCCGACATATGCCTCTTCTCTACCGCCCAGTATAAGTGCACGGTAGCCGAGGCCGAGAGCGA TATAGGGGTAGCGCCAGGATTCACCTTGAGCAAGGTATTTTCCCTTAAGCCGACGCTTGCCGACAACAAGGACAAGCGGGGTCTTGCTCTTGATGGGCAACTTAAGCACGAGGACACCAACCTCGCCTCGAGCACCAT AGTAGCGGATCCGTCACAGCGTGAAAACCTCGGCATAATCGTGCAGTACAAAGTAAAGGTAAAGCTTTGCCTTGGAGCTCTCGCAGG AGAGCTGGTTGCGGAGCTGCCGTTCATACTGATGCACCCGAAGCCGGAAGAGGAGGAGCCCGCGCCATCGACAGCACGGCCAAGTCCCACGCATAAAACCGAAGACGGAGTGGAAGACACCAACCTCATCCAGCTGGACGA GGAAGCCGACGGTGACGATATTATTTTCGAAGACTTTGCTCGTCTTAGGCTGAAAGGGGAAACGGATGCCTGA
- the LOC100123969 gene encoding beta-arrestin-1 isoform X4: protein MCSEEWPSSESEVSDSEGEPAAGSSGPAMDDSVNKRQATRVFKKSSPNGKITVYLGKRDFVDHISHVDPIDGVVLIDPDYVKDRKVFGHVLAAFKYGREDLDVLGLTFRKDLYLAAKQIYPVQPGTQPRELTRLQERLIKKLGSNAYPFYFELPPHCPASVTLQPAPGDTGKPCGVDYELKAFVGETQDDKPHKRNSVRLAIRKIMYAPSKQGEQPSTEVSKDFMMSPSKLHLEASLDKELYHHGENIAVNVHIANNSNRTVKKIKVSVRQFADICLFSTAQYKCTVAEAESDIGVAPGFTLSKVFSLKPTLADNKDKRGLALDGQLKHEDTNLASSTIVADPSQRENLGIIVQYKVKVKLCLGALAGELVAELPFILMHPKPEEEEPAPSTARPSPTHKTEDGVEDTNLIQLDEEADGDDIIFEDFARLRLKGETDA from the exons ATGTGCTCG GAAGAGTGGCCGAGCTCGGAGTCCGAAGTGTCGGATAGCGAAGGAGAGCCAGCTGCTGGCTCGAGCGGGCCGGCGATGGACGACAGCGTGAACAAGCGCCAGGCGACTCGCGTCTTCAAAAAGTCCAGTCCCAATGGCAAGATCACCGTCTACCTCGGCAAGCGGGATTTCGTCGATCACATCAGCCACGTCGATCCAATTG ACGGAGTGGTGCTGATCGATCCGGACTATGTGAAGGACAGGAAGGTGTTCGGCCACGTGCTGGCCGCGTTCAAGTACGGCCGAGAGGACCTCGACGTGCTGGGGCTGACCTTCCGCAAGGACCTCTACCTGGCGGCCAAGCAGATCTACCCGGTGCAGCCAGGAACGCAGCCGAGGGAGCTGACGCGACTGCAGGAACGACTGATCAAGAAGCTCGGCAGCAATGCCTATCCGTTTTACTTCGAGCTACCGCCCCACTGTCCAGCCTCGGTGACGCTGCAACCGGCGCCCGGCGATACGGGCAAGCCCTGCGGCGTCGATTACGAGCTCAAAGCCTTCGTCGGCGAGACGCAGGACGACAAGCCGCACAAGCGCAACAGCGTTAGGCTGGCCATACGCAAGATCATGTACGCCCCCTCGAAGCAGGGCGAGCAACCCTCGACGGAGGTCAGCAAGGACTTCATGATGTCGCCGAGCAAGCTGCACCTCGAGGCCTCGCTCGACAAGGAGCTCTATCACCACGGCGAGAACATCGCCGTCAACGTACACATAGCCAACAACAGCAACCGGACGGTCAAGAAGATCAAGGTCTCCGTCAGGCAGTTCGCCGACATATGCCTCTTCTCTACCGCCCAGTATAAGTGCACGGTAGCCGAGGCCGAGAGCGA TATAGGGGTAGCGCCAGGATTCACCTTGAGCAAGGTATTTTCCCTTAAGCCGACGCTTGCCGACAACAAGGACAAGCGGGGTCTTGCTCTTGATGGGCAACTTAAGCACGAGGACACCAACCTCGCCTCGAGCACCAT AGTAGCGGATCCGTCACAGCGTGAAAACCTCGGCATAATCGTGCAGTACAAAGTAAAGGTAAAGCTTTGCCTTGGAGCTCTCGCAGG AGAGCTGGTTGCGGAGCTGCCGTTCATACTGATGCACCCGAAGCCGGAAGAGGAGGAGCCCGCGCCATCGACAGCACGGCCAAGTCCCACGCATAAAACCGAAGACGGAGTGGAAGACACCAACCTCATCCAGCTGGACGA GGAAGCCGACGGTGACGATATTATTTTCGAAGACTTTGCTCGTCTTAGGCTGAAAGGGGAAACGGATGCCTGA
- the LOC100123969 gene encoding beta-arrestin-1 isoform X2, translated as MCSEEWPSSESEVSDSEGEPAAGSSGPAMDDSVNKRQATRVFKKSSPNGKITVYLGKRDFVDHISHVDPIDGVVLIDPDYVKDRKVFGHVLAAFKYGREDLDVLGLTFRKDLYLAAKQIYPVQPGTQPRELTRLQERLIKKLGSNAYPFYFELPPHCPASVTLQPAPGDTGKPCGVDYELKAFVGETQDDKPHKRNSVRLAIRKIMYAPSKQGEQPSTEVSKDFMMSPSKLHLEASLDKELYHHGENIAVNVHIANNSNRTVKKIKVSVRQFADICLFSTAQYKCTVAEAESDIGVAPGFTLSKVFSLKPTLADNKDKRGLALDGQLKHEDTNLASSTMEGCPVGPGFTLSKVFSLTPLLANNKDKWGLALDGQLKHEDTNLASSTLVADPSQRENLGIIVQYKVKVKLCLGALAGELVAELPFILMHPKPEEEEPAPSTARPSPTHKTEDGVEDTNLIQLDEEADGDDIIFEDFARLRLKGETDA; from the exons ATGTGCTCG GAAGAGTGGCCGAGCTCGGAGTCCGAAGTGTCGGATAGCGAAGGAGAGCCAGCTGCTGGCTCGAGCGGGCCGGCGATGGACGACAGCGTGAACAAGCGCCAGGCGACTCGCGTCTTCAAAAAGTCCAGTCCCAATGGCAAGATCACCGTCTACCTCGGCAAGCGGGATTTCGTCGATCACATCAGCCACGTCGATCCAATTG ACGGAGTGGTGCTGATCGATCCGGACTATGTGAAGGACAGGAAGGTGTTCGGCCACGTGCTGGCCGCGTTCAAGTACGGCCGAGAGGACCTCGACGTGCTGGGGCTGACCTTCCGCAAGGACCTCTACCTGGCGGCCAAGCAGATCTACCCGGTGCAGCCAGGAACGCAGCCGAGGGAGCTGACGCGACTGCAGGAACGACTGATCAAGAAGCTCGGCAGCAATGCCTATCCGTTTTACTTCGAGCTACCGCCCCACTGTCCAGCCTCGGTGACGCTGCAACCGGCGCCCGGCGATACGGGCAAGCCCTGCGGCGTCGATTACGAGCTCAAAGCCTTCGTCGGCGAGACGCAGGACGACAAGCCGCACAAGCGCAACAGCGTTAGGCTGGCCATACGCAAGATCATGTACGCCCCCTCGAAGCAGGGCGAGCAACCCTCGACGGAGGTCAGCAAGGACTTCATGATGTCGCCGAGCAAGCTGCACCTCGAGGCCTCGCTCGACAAGGAGCTCTATCACCACGGCGAGAACATCGCCGTCAACGTACACATAGCCAACAACAGCAACCGGACGGTCAAGAAGATCAAGGTCTCCGTCAGGCAGTTCGCCGACATATGCCTCTTCTCTACCGCCCAGTATAAGTGCACGGTAGCCGAGGCCGAGAGCGA TATAGGGGTAGCGCCAGGATTCACCTTGAGCAAGGTATTTTCCCTTAAGCCGACGCTTGCCGACAACAAGGACAAGCGGGGTCTTGCTCTTGATGGGCAACTTAAGCACGAGGACACCAACCTCGCCTCGAGCACCAT GGAGGGCTGCCCAGTCGGTCCGGGTTTCACGCTGAGCAAAGTATTTTCCCTGACACCGCTTCTCGCCAACAACAAAGACAAGTGGGGACTCGCCCTAGATGGCCAGCTCAAACACGAGGACACTAATTTGGCCTCCAGCACGCT AGTAGCGGATCCGTCACAGCGTGAAAACCTCGGCATAATCGTGCAGTACAAAGTAAAGGTAAAGCTTTGCCTTGGAGCTCTCGCAGG AGAGCTGGTTGCGGAGCTGCCGTTCATACTGATGCACCCGAAGCCGGAAGAGGAGGAGCCCGCGCCATCGACAGCACGGCCAAGTCCCACGCATAAAACCGAAGACGGAGTGGAAGACACCAACCTCATCCAGCTGGACGA GGAAGCCGACGGTGACGATATTATTTTCGAAGACTTTGCTCGTCTTAGGCTGAAAGGGGAAACGGATGCCTGA
- the LOC100123969 gene encoding beta-arrestin-1 isoform X7, whose translation MDDSVNKRQATRVFKKSSPNGKITVYLGKRDFVDHISHVDPIGEYLTVLLFKPSKTPPSFEFADGVVLIDPDYVKDRKVFGHVLAAFKYGREDLDVLGLTFRKDLYLAAKQIYPVQPGTQPRELTRLQERLIKKLGSNAYPFYFELPPHCPASVTLQPAPGDTGKPCGVDYELKAFVGETQDDKPHKRNSVRLAIRKIMYAPSKQGEQPSTEVSKDFMMSPSKLHLEASLDKELYHHGENIAVNVHIANNSNRTVKKIKVSVRQFADICLFSTAQYKCTVAEAESDIGVAPGFTLSKVFSLKPTLADNKDKRGLALDGQLKHEDTNLASSTMEGCPVGPGFTLSKVFSLTPLLANNKDKWGLALDGQLKHEDTNLASSTLVADPSQRENLGIIVQYKVKVKLCLGALAGELVAELPFILMHPKPEEEEPAPSTARPSPTHKTEDGVEDTNLIQLDEEADGDDIIFEDFARLRLKGETDA comes from the exons ATGGACGACAGCGTGAACAAGCGCCAGGCGACTCGCGTCTTCAAAAAGTCCAGTCCCAATGGCAAGATCACCGTCTACCTCGGCAAGCGGGATTTCGTCGATCACATCAGCCACGTCGATCCAATTGGTGAGTATTTAACAGTATTATTATTCAAGCCTTCTAAAACGCCGCCGTCCTTCGAATTCGCAGACGGAGTGGTGCTGATCGATCCGGACTATGTGAAGGACAGGAAGGTGTTCGGCCACGTGCTGGCCGCGTTCAAGTACGGCCGAGAGGACCTCGACGTGCTGGGGCTGACCTTCCGCAAGGACCTCTACCTGGCGGCCAAGCAGATCTACCCGGTGCAGCCAGGAACGCAGCCGAGGGAGCTGACGCGACTGCAGGAACGACTGATCAAGAAGCTCGGCAGCAATGCCTATCCGTTTTACTTCGAGCTACCGCCCCACTGTCCAGCCTCGGTGACGCTGCAACCGGCGCCCGGCGATACGGGCAAGCCCTGCGGCGTCGATTACGAGCTCAAAGCCTTCGTCGGCGAGACGCAGGACGACAAGCCGCACAAGCGCAACAGCGTTAGGCTGGCCATACGCAAGATCATGTACGCCCCCTCGAAGCAGGGCGAGCAACCCTCGACGGAGGTCAGCAAGGACTTCATGATGTCGCCGAGCAAGCTGCACCTCGAGGCCTCGCTCGACAAGGAGCTCTATCACCACGGCGAGAACATCGCCGTCAACGTACACATAGCCAACAACAGCAACCGGACGGTCAAGAAGATCAAGGTCTCCGTCAGGCAGTTCGCCGACATATGCCTCTTCTCTACCGCCCAGTATAAGTGCACGGTAGCCGAGGCCGAGAGCGA TATAGGGGTAGCGCCAGGATTCACCTTGAGCAAGGTATTTTCCCTTAAGCCGACGCTTGCCGACAACAAGGACAAGCGGGGTCTTGCTCTTGATGGGCAACTTAAGCACGAGGACACCAACCTCGCCTCGAGCACCAT GGAGGGCTGCCCAGTCGGTCCGGGTTTCACGCTGAGCAAAGTATTTTCCCTGACACCGCTTCTCGCCAACAACAAAGACAAGTGGGGACTCGCCCTAGATGGCCAGCTCAAACACGAGGACACTAATTTGGCCTCCAGCACGCT AGTAGCGGATCCGTCACAGCGTGAAAACCTCGGCATAATCGTGCAGTACAAAGTAAAGGTAAAGCTTTGCCTTGGAGCTCTCGCAGG AGAGCTGGTTGCGGAGCTGCCGTTCATACTGATGCACCCGAAGCCGGAAGAGGAGGAGCCCGCGCCATCGACAGCACGGCCAAGTCCCACGCATAAAACCGAAGACGGAGTGGAAGACACCAACCTCATCCAGCTGGACGA GGAAGCCGACGGTGACGATATTATTTTCGAAGACTTTGCTCGTCTTAGGCTGAAAGGGGAAACGGATGCCTGA
- the LOC100123969 gene encoding beta-arrestin-1 isoform X11, whose protein sequence is MDDSVNKRQATRVFKKSSPNGKITVYLGKRDFVDHISHVDPIDGVVLIDPDYVKDRKVFGHVLAAFKYGREDLDVLGLTFRKDLYLAAKQIYPVQPGTQPRELTRLQERLIKKLGSNAYPFYFELPPHCPASVTLQPAPGDTGKPCGVDYELKAFVGETQDDKPHKRNSVRLAIRKIMYAPSKQGEQPSTEVSKDFMMSPSKLHLEASLDKELYHHGENIAVNVHIANNSNRTVKKIKVSVRQFADICLFSTAQYKCTVAEAESEVADPSQRENLGIIVQYKVKVKLCLGALAGELVAELPFILMHPKPEEEEPAPSTARPSPTHKTEDGVEDTNLIQLDEEADGDDIIFEDFARLRLKGETDA, encoded by the exons ATGGACGACAGCGTGAACAAGCGCCAGGCGACTCGCGTCTTCAAAAAGTCCAGTCCCAATGGCAAGATCACCGTCTACCTCGGCAAGCGGGATTTCGTCGATCACATCAGCCACGTCGATCCAATTG ACGGAGTGGTGCTGATCGATCCGGACTATGTGAAGGACAGGAAGGTGTTCGGCCACGTGCTGGCCGCGTTCAAGTACGGCCGAGAGGACCTCGACGTGCTGGGGCTGACCTTCCGCAAGGACCTCTACCTGGCGGCCAAGCAGATCTACCCGGTGCAGCCAGGAACGCAGCCGAGGGAGCTGACGCGACTGCAGGAACGACTGATCAAGAAGCTCGGCAGCAATGCCTATCCGTTTTACTTCGAGCTACCGCCCCACTGTCCAGCCTCGGTGACGCTGCAACCGGCGCCCGGCGATACGGGCAAGCCCTGCGGCGTCGATTACGAGCTCAAAGCCTTCGTCGGCGAGACGCAGGACGACAAGCCGCACAAGCGCAACAGCGTTAGGCTGGCCATACGCAAGATCATGTACGCCCCCTCGAAGCAGGGCGAGCAACCCTCGACGGAGGTCAGCAAGGACTTCATGATGTCGCCGAGCAAGCTGCACCTCGAGGCCTCGCTCGACAAGGAGCTCTATCACCACGGCGAGAACATCGCCGTCAACGTACACATAGCCAACAACAGCAACCGGACGGTCAAGAAGATCAAGGTCTCCGTCAGGCAGTTCGCCGACATATGCCTCTTCTCTACCGCCCAGTATAAGTGCACGGTAGCCGAGGCCGAGAGCGA AGTAGCGGATCCGTCACAGCGTGAAAACCTCGGCATAATCGTGCAGTACAAAGTAAAGGTAAAGCTTTGCCTTGGAGCTCTCGCAGG AGAGCTGGTTGCGGAGCTGCCGTTCATACTGATGCACCCGAAGCCGGAAGAGGAGGAGCCCGCGCCATCGACAGCACGGCCAAGTCCCACGCATAAAACCGAAGACGGAGTGGAAGACACCAACCTCATCCAGCTGGACGA GGAAGCCGACGGTGACGATATTATTTTCGAAGACTTTGCTCGTCTTAGGCTGAAAGGGGAAACGGATGCCTGA
- the LOC100123969 gene encoding beta-arrestin-1 isoform X6, with protein MCSEEWPSSESEVSDSEGEPAAGSSGPAMDDSVNKRQATRVFKKSSPNGKITVYLGKRDFVDHISHVDPIDGVVLIDPDYVKDRKVFGHVLAAFKYGREDLDVLGLTFRKDLYLAAKQIYPVQPGTQPRELTRLQERLIKKLGSNAYPFYFELPPHCPASVTLQPAPGDTGKPCGVDYELKAFVGETQDDKPHKRNSVRLAIRKIMYAPSKQGEQPSTEVSKDFMMSPSKLHLEASLDKELYHHGENIAVNVHIANNSNRTVKKIKVSVRQFADICLFSTAQYKCTVAEAESEVADPSQRENLGIIVQYKVKVKLCLGALAGELVAELPFILMHPKPEEEEPAPSTARPSPTHKTEDGVEDTNLIQLDEEADGDDIIFEDFARLRLKGETDA; from the exons ATGTGCTCG GAAGAGTGGCCGAGCTCGGAGTCCGAAGTGTCGGATAGCGAAGGAGAGCCAGCTGCTGGCTCGAGCGGGCCGGCGATGGACGACAGCGTGAACAAGCGCCAGGCGACTCGCGTCTTCAAAAAGTCCAGTCCCAATGGCAAGATCACCGTCTACCTCGGCAAGCGGGATTTCGTCGATCACATCAGCCACGTCGATCCAATTG ACGGAGTGGTGCTGATCGATCCGGACTATGTGAAGGACAGGAAGGTGTTCGGCCACGTGCTGGCCGCGTTCAAGTACGGCCGAGAGGACCTCGACGTGCTGGGGCTGACCTTCCGCAAGGACCTCTACCTGGCGGCCAAGCAGATCTACCCGGTGCAGCCAGGAACGCAGCCGAGGGAGCTGACGCGACTGCAGGAACGACTGATCAAGAAGCTCGGCAGCAATGCCTATCCGTTTTACTTCGAGCTACCGCCCCACTGTCCAGCCTCGGTGACGCTGCAACCGGCGCCCGGCGATACGGGCAAGCCCTGCGGCGTCGATTACGAGCTCAAAGCCTTCGTCGGCGAGACGCAGGACGACAAGCCGCACAAGCGCAACAGCGTTAGGCTGGCCATACGCAAGATCATGTACGCCCCCTCGAAGCAGGGCGAGCAACCCTCGACGGAGGTCAGCAAGGACTTCATGATGTCGCCGAGCAAGCTGCACCTCGAGGCCTCGCTCGACAAGGAGCTCTATCACCACGGCGAGAACATCGCCGTCAACGTACACATAGCCAACAACAGCAACCGGACGGTCAAGAAGATCAAGGTCTCCGTCAGGCAGTTCGCCGACATATGCCTCTTCTCTACCGCCCAGTATAAGTGCACGGTAGCCGAGGCCGAGAGCGA AGTAGCGGATCCGTCACAGCGTGAAAACCTCGGCATAATCGTGCAGTACAAAGTAAAGGTAAAGCTTTGCCTTGGAGCTCTCGCAGG AGAGCTGGTTGCGGAGCTGCCGTTCATACTGATGCACCCGAAGCCGGAAGAGGAGGAGCCCGCGCCATCGACAGCACGGCCAAGTCCCACGCATAAAACCGAAGACGGAGTGGAAGACACCAACCTCATCCAGCTGGACGA GGAAGCCGACGGTGACGATATTATTTTCGAAGACTTTGCTCGTCTTAGGCTGAAAGGGGAAACGGATGCCTGA
- the LOC100123969 gene encoding beta-arrestin-1 isoform X9 — MDDSVNKRQATRVFKKSSPNGKITVYLGKRDFVDHISHVDPIDGVVLIDPDYVKDRKVFGHVLAAFKYGREDLDVLGLTFRKDLYLAAKQIYPVQPGTQPRELTRLQERLIKKLGSNAYPFYFELPPHCPASVTLQPAPGDTGKPCGVDYELKAFVGETQDDKPHKRNSVRLAIRKIMYAPSKQGEQPSTEVSKDFMMSPSKLHLEASLDKELYHHGENIAVNVHIANNSNRTVKKIKVSVRQFADICLFSTAQYKCTVAEAESEEGCPVGPGFTLSKVFSLTPLLANNKDKWGLALDGQLKHEDTNLASSTLVADPSQRENLGIIVQYKVKVKLCLGALAGELVAELPFILMHPKPEEEEPAPSTARPSPTHKTEDGVEDTNLIQLDEEADGDDIIFEDFARLRLKGETDA; from the exons ATGGACGACAGCGTGAACAAGCGCCAGGCGACTCGCGTCTTCAAAAAGTCCAGTCCCAATGGCAAGATCACCGTCTACCTCGGCAAGCGGGATTTCGTCGATCACATCAGCCACGTCGATCCAATTG ACGGAGTGGTGCTGATCGATCCGGACTATGTGAAGGACAGGAAGGTGTTCGGCCACGTGCTGGCCGCGTTCAAGTACGGCCGAGAGGACCTCGACGTGCTGGGGCTGACCTTCCGCAAGGACCTCTACCTGGCGGCCAAGCAGATCTACCCGGTGCAGCCAGGAACGCAGCCGAGGGAGCTGACGCGACTGCAGGAACGACTGATCAAGAAGCTCGGCAGCAATGCCTATCCGTTTTACTTCGAGCTACCGCCCCACTGTCCAGCCTCGGTGACGCTGCAACCGGCGCCCGGCGATACGGGCAAGCCCTGCGGCGTCGATTACGAGCTCAAAGCCTTCGTCGGCGAGACGCAGGACGACAAGCCGCACAAGCGCAACAGCGTTAGGCTGGCCATACGCAAGATCATGTACGCCCCCTCGAAGCAGGGCGAGCAACCCTCGACGGAGGTCAGCAAGGACTTCATGATGTCGCCGAGCAAGCTGCACCTCGAGGCCTCGCTCGACAAGGAGCTCTATCACCACGGCGAGAACATCGCCGTCAACGTACACATAGCCAACAACAGCAACCGGACGGTCAAGAAGATCAAGGTCTCCGTCAGGCAGTTCGCCGACATATGCCTCTTCTCTACCGCCCAGTATAAGTGCACGGTAGCCGAGGCCGAGAGCGA GGAGGGCTGCCCAGTCGGTCCGGGTTTCACGCTGAGCAAAGTATTTTCCCTGACACCGCTTCTCGCCAACAACAAAGACAAGTGGGGACTCGCCCTAGATGGCCAGCTCAAACACGAGGACACTAATTTGGCCTCCAGCACGCT AGTAGCGGATCCGTCACAGCGTGAAAACCTCGGCATAATCGTGCAGTACAAAGTAAAGGTAAAGCTTTGCCTTGGAGCTCTCGCAGG AGAGCTGGTTGCGGAGCTGCCGTTCATACTGATGCACCCGAAGCCGGAAGAGGAGGAGCCCGCGCCATCGACAGCACGGCCAAGTCCCACGCATAAAACCGAAGACGGAGTGGAAGACACCAACCTCATCCAGCTGGACGA GGAAGCCGACGGTGACGATATTATTTTCGAAGACTTTGCTCGTCTTAGGCTGAAAGGGGAAACGGATGCCTGA
- the LOC100123969 gene encoding beta-arrestin-1 isoform X8, protein MDDSVNKRQATRVFKKSSPNGKITVYLGKRDFVDHISHVDPIDGVVLIDPDYVKDRKVFGHVLAAFKYGREDLDVLGLTFRKDLYLAAKQIYPVQPGTQPRELTRLQERLIKKLGSNAYPFYFELPPHCPASVTLQPAPGDTGKPCGVDYELKAFVGETQDDKPHKRNSVRLAIRKIMYAPSKQGEQPSTEVSKDFMMSPSKLHLEASLDKELYHHGENIAVNVHIANNSNRTVKKIKVSVRQFADICLFSTAQYKCTVAEAESDIGVAPGFTLSKVFSLKPTLADNKDKRGLALDGQLKHEDTNLASSTMEGCPVGPGFTLSKVFSLTPLLANNKDKWGLALDGQLKHEDTNLASSTLVADPSQRENLGIIVQYKVKVKLCLGALAGELVAELPFILMHPKPEEEEPAPSTARPSPTHKTEDGVEDTNLIQLDEEADGDDIIFEDFARLRLKGETDA, encoded by the exons ATGGACGACAGCGTGAACAAGCGCCAGGCGACTCGCGTCTTCAAAAAGTCCAGTCCCAATGGCAAGATCACCGTCTACCTCGGCAAGCGGGATTTCGTCGATCACATCAGCCACGTCGATCCAATTG ACGGAGTGGTGCTGATCGATCCGGACTATGTGAAGGACAGGAAGGTGTTCGGCCACGTGCTGGCCGCGTTCAAGTACGGCCGAGAGGACCTCGACGTGCTGGGGCTGACCTTCCGCAAGGACCTCTACCTGGCGGCCAAGCAGATCTACCCGGTGCAGCCAGGAACGCAGCCGAGGGAGCTGACGCGACTGCAGGAACGACTGATCAAGAAGCTCGGCAGCAATGCCTATCCGTTTTACTTCGAGCTACCGCCCCACTGTCCAGCCTCGGTGACGCTGCAACCGGCGCCCGGCGATACGGGCAAGCCCTGCGGCGTCGATTACGAGCTCAAAGCCTTCGTCGGCGAGACGCAGGACGACAAGCCGCACAAGCGCAACAGCGTTAGGCTGGCCATACGCAAGATCATGTACGCCCCCTCGAAGCAGGGCGAGCAACCCTCGACGGAGGTCAGCAAGGACTTCATGATGTCGCCGAGCAAGCTGCACCTCGAGGCCTCGCTCGACAAGGAGCTCTATCACCACGGCGAGAACATCGCCGTCAACGTACACATAGCCAACAACAGCAACCGGACGGTCAAGAAGATCAAGGTCTCCGTCAGGCAGTTCGCCGACATATGCCTCTTCTCTACCGCCCAGTATAAGTGCACGGTAGCCGAGGCCGAGAGCGA TATAGGGGTAGCGCCAGGATTCACCTTGAGCAAGGTATTTTCCCTTAAGCCGACGCTTGCCGACAACAAGGACAAGCGGGGTCTTGCTCTTGATGGGCAACTTAAGCACGAGGACACCAACCTCGCCTCGAGCACCAT GGAGGGCTGCCCAGTCGGTCCGGGTTTCACGCTGAGCAAAGTATTTTCCCTGACACCGCTTCTCGCCAACAACAAAGACAAGTGGGGACTCGCCCTAGATGGCCAGCTCAAACACGAGGACACTAATTTGGCCTCCAGCACGCT AGTAGCGGATCCGTCACAGCGTGAAAACCTCGGCATAATCGTGCAGTACAAAGTAAAGGTAAAGCTTTGCCTTGGAGCTCTCGCAGG AGAGCTGGTTGCGGAGCTGCCGTTCATACTGATGCACCCGAAGCCGGAAGAGGAGGAGCCCGCGCCATCGACAGCACGGCCAAGTCCCACGCATAAAACCGAAGACGGAGTGGAAGACACCAACCTCATCCAGCTGGACGA GGAAGCCGACGGTGACGATATTATTTTCGAAGACTTTGCTCGTCTTAGGCTGAAAGGGGAAACGGATGCCTGA